Part of the Cydia pomonella isolate Wapato2018A chromosome 20, ilCydPomo1, whole genome shotgun sequence genome is shown below.
CAACCTAGAGATTACGGGCTAAGATAGCTTGGTTTAACGTCGCTTTTATGTTTGTGACGGCGACAATAGGTCGCACGCGAGCTGAATCACGAAGTAAAGTAGTGCAGTGTAACTGTGGCTTGGGATAAAGGTTGGTTTTTGTGGTGTGGGGTGGAAATGATGCAACGTCTTTGTACAGATAAGAAACGAAAACATAAGTCTAAAACATAAAACGTCATATAAATCCACAGCGCAGGTCGCGTCAAAAGCGTAACAAACATCCGCatccattgacatatatgtatatctaaggacgggccttacgggcactaaggaTAGtactagttcagcggtgtcactcacgaattcgagccaatcgtgcagtctaacgcaactagttgcgaccaattgcgtgcgtgatgcgaactcatcaaccaatcgcattgctgcgttagactgcacgatggctcgaattcgagtgcgtgacaccgctgtactggccccattcttttTACCtgtaaggctcgtccttagatatatatttccatgtccgcaacaaacttcgtccaatctacatgAGTGATAATCCGCCACCGGCTTCGTCCAAAATGTAAAAgataaaatccgcaacaagccACCGATAAGAGGGATTGTTACAGATAATAAAGGTAATATATTGCACCCATGTAGGGTAGGAACAAGTGGAAGTCAGAGTTCTAAGTTTCTTTAAACAAATCCCTACCctgacataataaatattataatacgataacactgcctgtctgtctgtctgtccacgcttaaaccgctgaatcgatttagatgaaattttgtatggagatagtttgaggcccgggcaaggacagtttttatcaatcatcatcatcccacgtAGACTAGGTCGCAAGCAAAAGGTGTATATATTTTAGTAACGGTGTTTTCTAATCTCCCTATCACTTTTATAAGAATAATTATTGGCAGTCAAAATCATAACTAAAgacaatatatatacatatatatataagattAAGATAGTTGGTAGActataaaatttactttgacaatacgcctctatactcaattTTCTTTGCTAAAGATAAGACAAAACGGTCGGTTCAAAAATAAAGACTTAAAATGTGAATGTGTGAGTGAATGTGTGTATATCGCACTTCcaatacataagtacatactttACTCAAAAATGGAAGGAAAGTCAACACTAAACGGCAGGTCAACGAAAGATCGAGGCTCGAGATAATAACAAAGATAAGTTCCTTCATTTTATTAGCCTATCTACCTTTACTTAACTagtatggaagagtgatagagagagattaccgtttcattcgctacggcgcaaacgattggcatcttacATTAGCTATACACCCTGGTCTCATTTACAAGGCTTTTAACCTAATTAAGACTACATTAATGCCTAAGACAGCCTAATATTatctattttaaaaagtatatgtgatatttaactctttgtttcatatttgtctattgcaaaacttatctagtgacctatgtatttGTAAGTATGAAACAGGTATTAACACAGCTGTTTTGTATCTAGGGCGTTAACCGCCATCACGTCTACCCTGCCGAATATACATGACGCACTAAAATAGATCTGCGTGTGAAAGAGTTCAACGCGCTCGGATAGCCCATTCGGAGAATACAGTATCAgccaataaaatgtaagttgATTAACGGCCCTTTAATAtataagatacgtcaaaaatttcctaaagttacgatatggattggatttctgtgtcaaaagtgacgttttcgtttgaaGAAACgacatttttgacactgacatataatCCCTCaggtatctttagcaaatgtttgacctatcttaaagttcgaatcgggccgtacgaTTTTATACAGTACTTATGGAGCTattttaccgccctagtgcggtaactagcactatacgtgcatatgtcgaaaatttaaagtgctatatgtactgtaaaacgttgtacaatacacgtgcgaaacgGTTTGAAATCCAGCACGCCACTCCATTTGAAGGTATCGGCGTGGTGACTTTGGAGTGACCGTCAATGCACTCCAAACGCTCAGTGAATGTGCAAAACTACGTCCATTTTATTCAGCGCATGGCACTGCCACCAAGTCAGGTACAGGTATTTTCTCCAATCAGCGCGTTCTAATAACAATTCTTTCATTACCAACTGGTATAAGAGGAGGATTGCCTTTTTCTTAACCATTTCTTCGTCCATGTCCTTTTTGGTTTTTTAAGCCTTTTCACATAAACGGCTACCACAGTTCCCAGTAGTAACAAATCCATTTTCATACGGTACCGATAAATCACACACAAGCAAGTGAACTATGGACGTATGAAATGGATCGATCGTCAGTGTACTAAATAATTGGATGTCATCCATTTGAATGAATCCATTGTAACGGCATCCGTTTGGAGGACTAGTCAGTGGCCTGCTTAAGAGAGGAGATGATCGGTGCTATTTTAGTGCGCTTATATTACTGcaatatatcaaatatcaacGAATTTTTCATCTTGATCGAATTCGCCCTGTGATCCGATTCGCGTCGGTCTACTATATTTGTTAAAAACACAACTCTTTCAACATTTACACATAAATAAGAATCACATGTTGATTAAATAGTGTGtaaagtttttttcttaaagcTGACGCCACGCGATGAGCTCATGCATAATTATTCAACACAAGAAATTGTGGGGCTTCTAAACTGCTAATAAAACGGTCTTTATATAGATAATGGTATTATGTAAAATCTGTCTGTTTATAAGCGTCAAGGTTTGTGCCTAAAGCTCCGTCGATAAACGTTtatctttttcctcgcgttgttccggcattttgccacggctcatgggaggcTGGGTCCGCTGGGCAACTGGTCCCAAGATTTGATAGGTAGGTAGGCCTTATTGgcattaatccggtttccttcatcgaaaagcgactggtaaatataaaatgatatttttcgtgttccgaaaaactcattggtatgagccggggtttgaacccgcgacttccggattgcatCCCTGCGAAATTAGATGACAGTAACGCGGCTACTGTCGCGGCTTAGGGGTAATCGTACCCGGTTGTTATACGGTGGATGGAAGTTCAAGACCGCGTTGCGCTGCGTCCTATTTCCTTTCTTTTTTTTCACATCTGCTATGGTTTTGCTTCGTATGCATATGTTAAACatattatgtacttacatgatatttcattttaatctctcatacatgaaatttcattttactcTCTCATATTCTCCGCTTGGCATTTCAATCTATTTGACATGCTGTAAttccgatataaaaaaaattgtgaacaGTTTTGAGACAGGAAAGCCGGCAGAGGCAGAGCTTTAattatatatctaaacatattataatatcatCAAAGGCGCCTCGCAGCGTCTATGTCTGTTCGTTAAAAACTCGAAAACCAAGAAAATGAAAAGAAATATAAGCGAAATTTTCCATTTGCAACTTACATGATATTTATGTGTAAGTTTCACTTTGGAAACTTACAAGCTGCCCATCACTAATGACAACAGACAgaataacaacaataaatacaaaaaatcttcaaattgattattaatattataaaaacgcGATTATAAACGAGAAATTATagatttatgaataaaaatcgcATTAAGCTCATTCACAAAACGAGAACAAGTTATAAAATTAGAAGTAGATATGCTATTCTAAGTATAATCGCGGCCGTTACAACGGCTTAGCAAGTACAAGAAAGTATACATATCGGTGGACTAAACCAGCATAAGAACGCTGCCGACTatgcatgttttttatgtacacCAGCAAAGTTATTGGCTTACCATCTACAAATATATATgcaggggtgctaagctaatggttttgctgactgtacttaataCTCATCTAACCAACAACAGCCAAggcgcctgatgggaagcggtcatcgtcgcttCCTTTCCTTTGATTTTTGATCCTTTGTCTAGATTGCAGGGGGGACTGGACTTGAAGTGTTAGGGTATTGTTAGAAATCTTAAGTAACCATTAATTTAAGCTCAACACACAGGGCGGGCACGTGACCAAGCAGTTTATCTTAGCAAAATAAAGAGTTAAATAAAGTTAAGATTAAAAAACACTTCGATATACGGAGGTCTATGGTACACGCGAATATTATTTCGAATAAAGAGCTCACTTTACACCGGTTGGCCTGAAAACTCTCACACTTGCGTAGGCTTTAAGAATGTTTGGAGCTGGTCGGAATGTCCCAGCTTTAATCGCATTTCTTAACTGGTCCGGACTGGTCCGATGACACCCGATGAGCGCCGATTACGACTCTCTTACATCCGGATGCGAGCTAGGATCTCTAATACTTTGCTAAGCTTGggtttataaatgttttactgaTTATATCAGATCAGAAACTCACCCTGATTGCTCATCAATACTAAAGTATTTATCTAAGATCGACTTATAGGTACCAAACTAAGGTGTCAAAGTAAACAAGGTATAACATACCTACTTTTTATCCCGGGGAGGACTATAAAGGTTGAAGATTTTAAAATGGGGGTAAAAGTAATGCCTACAAACGGGGATTGGGGGGAAAGTCTCGATTCTAAATTGTCCTGATGTAACATCTAAccattattttgatatttgtttACACTAACATTATGACTAATTAGAGAATCCCACTGGAAAAACTAACAGCATggttgctttaaaaaaaaacagatataaTTGCGAAAATTTTAACCAAAGTCAAAAACAGTTTGCGCGAAACGAATGAAGGCTCTAAGTGAACTTTAACTCAGCAAACAGCGCAACTGTTTCTGCCATTACGTCCTATTCAATTACCTACCTACAATGAATAGCTGACATTTATGATAAGAAATTATGCCTTGCGGCGTGATTATGACCTGAGTTCACgcctattgttatttttattaatttctggCATGCATACATATTtctatatatatctacttatgtTAGTTATGTCAGTATAAATATGCGCTATACAAACACAATACACAATTATGTTTTTACATACCAACAAGGTGAACTGCCAGCTTGTCTAGGGTCctttggtataaaaaaatgtgcatCATATGATAGcgtaaaaattgttataaactCACAAGTCAAGAGTAttgccaattatttttattagtgtagattacttataacttataaagTGAGGCTCTTCTACGTTAATTTCAATGTATTTGCAAATTTTGCAATGAACGCCGAATGAAAGTTTATGATAGGTGCTAAAAACcataattatacctatttatttgatataaatgGCGGAAATTTCTGCAAGGAATATTCAACAATTTATGAGTTTATGAGTTATATGAGAAAAGTTACGGGTAATTacttaagttaattttaaatagcATTATGAAAACTGCAAGTCTTTAATAGCagtcttttatttcattttgacggTAGGGCGAATATTAAACaactataagtaattatgtacctaccatggtttcgcaataaataattctattctattttaattgtgttaaaGGCATAAAACATGGCAGGCAGGTACCTAGATACTGAAGGTTATTGAAAAGATTTTTCCGTCATGCGATCATCAATGCACAATGAATAACTCAAACGAAATAATGCGGAACCTATTCTTAAGCCGGCAAAAAATGTTGTTCAGAATAcaaatacattattaatttacaaCTGTTAATCAGAACACTGGCAGGAGTTAATTGCTAGGTTAACAAAATTTCATCAATTACTTTCTttcgtataaatatataacCCACTATTGGTAcacttacctacttacaaacTTAACGTACGTGCTTACGTATGTATATGTTGGCgtccgatcgtaaaatcagacAGATCAttaaattcctaggcatatcgtgaaacgtgaaaatcattgTTTCGTTTCCTTAATCGCGACGCGACAGAGCCCGGTCGCGTAGGGTttctatttctggacagttctTCGGACATCTGAACTAATTTgtagcaacctaacgaacctctcctacctatctattggtttaatgtgattactgtcaaaatattacacaggaactttacgatcggccgccgacatatagtTTTAGCAAAAAGCATCGCTTCACTGTGTCTTTACCAAACAATCGTTTTATTATAATGAGAGTTCGAATAATGtccatcattattatatttatagtatgtattctataaatatgtggtattttatatattgttattatttatttatgtagtttataagtatggtttgcttttttttattcattcaatatatttCTTTCTCTGCACCAATTCTATAGGTATCTCGGTTTGGCCCTATAGTTGACTGGgatagaatgccatttggcattaagtccgccatttgtccattgttgtaaatattttatgcaatatagtctaaaaaatatatatatataatgtaaaccCATTTATACAAAGTGTCTCTACCCTCTGGAAATAACTGAAAATGAATAAGACGTGTCGATTTTGTTATTTCTAACCAAGGACGATATATAATATCGTCCTTGTTTCTAACCTATGTACAAAGTCTCACTCCAAACGTAGTACTaacggagaaattaatgatttacgatttaataTTTCGGAAAAGCCTGTATGTAGGATACATGGTATGATGGTAATCAAAGAATATGTCATGTCACTAGAGTCACTTTAATCTTATCATAATTGTGAACTACTAATAtagtatgctccttgatgatttatttgtattaatttaacttttaaaataattttttttatttgtgttgatctaatcaaataatttaccatattagaacattcctgagaaggaactactcgggatctcggtcaatgtccagagagtagagacacAGTGTATAGGTTACTCCACCACCGCATAATCATTAGAAAAATTactttttctgccctccgggcggaaagcgtcaactttgctcccgctgcggtaaacgaagttgccgctttccgcctctgtcgagcagaaaaatagtatgcgcaccacgggaggcaacgtaggacattccatcccgcgtgatTGCCACCCTTGCCTTCGGCTCACTACTCGGCTCACttgcaatttcctacttttcctccctttggacacaaataactattaaaacgCAAGCTACGCTTTAAGATATTGTCCAGCCTGGCAGCTAAATATACATGCGTAATGAATGGTGTTCCATCAAGTGTGTCGAGGGCCGGGCCCGCGACCTCCGGCTGACCGGTCCGATCACCTGGCCCCTGTTCTTTGCACGCCGTGTGAAAGCCGGCAACTGTCGGTTCGCTGTGATTTCAGATCATTTTCGCACATTGCTGTTTTTGCTTTGATTACCATTGAAATGAGTTGCGCCTACATTTATTTTAGTCTTTAAGAAAGATTTTGAAGAAGCTATAGCGTACTGTAGTATCGTAATTGGTTATTTTTAAAGTCCTTTCAACTTGTACCAGTCTAAGACAACTTACTCTCGCTTCCATAAGTGAATAAAGCATGGTAGGCATAATATCATTTAATCAGTTATTCATTCCAGAAATGAGATTTTTACGGCCGTAAAGAGACGGTTTTTCTCACATTGTGTTTAACAGTTAGAATCAAGTTTGACTTACGTGATGTCATCACCAACCGGAAGGTGCTAAATAGACACTCTCACAGCAGTCTCGTCTTTTTCAACCCACTAAAAGTTAGAACTGAAAAAAGTTGTCAAACCAGAATTGCCTACTTTCTCAGTCGTCCCGCATCCCATTGCCGCAACACGTGATATAGATGTAAGACGCCGCATTCCTCGAGTTATGCCTACTGCCTAGGCACCGAGAACCATTGCGTAACCTACCGCATCACACCGAATGATAATCACGATAATTCATTGAACGATTGCCACTCTGTCACGCAAGCTTTACGCAAGACTCATTTACAACATCGCGCTAAAGAATACAAGAAGATTATCGTATAAGTGAGCCTTACCTCTGGTGGAGCAGCGAATTTCAGGTTGGCGAGAGATCCATGGGACCTGCTCCGGTGTTCCTGTCGGATGCTGTACGAGAACGCGCGCTCATTCAAGTGTCCTTTCTTTCTGTAAATGCCTCCGGCGTCTTCTACAGCTTCTAAGGTAGTCATACTTTGAGCGGCTTTCATAGACGGTGGGGGTTGCGGCTTGGAGCGGCGAGGGTCGACAGTGGCGTACTGCAGGCGGCCGCGGCCGGGCGGCGGGCCGGGCGGGAACGGGCCGGGCGGCATCCCGGCCGGCATGCGGCCGCGGTGGGCCAGCGTGGCCGCGCGCGCGTGCGGCAGCGTGGCCGCCGGGTGCGCCAGCAGCACCATGGGGTGCCCGCCCGCCCACGCCGGCGGGGCTCGTCCTAACGATCTGCCGTTCATCATCGGTGCCGGTCCCGGCATAGTCGCGTATAACTCGTCGGCCGAGGCCGAAGACTTCTTCTTGTTCTTTTTTGTGGTTAGCTTCTTTTTAGGTTCTTCCGGGGGCGGCGGTGGCGGTGGCACAGAGGCCGGCCGCGTGATCTGGCGCGGTCGTGGGGCTCGAGTAGGATGCGGGATGTCGTCGCTAGCATCATCGCGCTCCACCTCGCCCACCCACACTTTATGGTTCTCGTCGCCATCGTATACTTCGAGTTCCTCATCAGGTTCGGGTGGAAGCGTTGTCGGGGATCGTTCTGCTTCTAAACGCTTAGCGTAAGAACTGTCGGCGTACGCGTGGAAGCAGCAGCGGACTAGAGCGTTGGCGGCGGCCTCGCGCCGGCAGATAAAGGCGTGACATTCCAGGACCTTAATGCCCTGAGTACGTCTTAAGACGGCCGCGAAGAGAGGCGGGCGCCGCGGCGCCGGGGCTCTCGCGAACGGGGAATCTAAAGGTAGGAATCTCGGGGCACCCTCGACGGTGACCCGGCGCACAGCCGCGCAGTAATGCAGACTCGAAATAGGAAAAAACCTGGCCACCCGCGAGCCGCTCTCGTCTACATTCTCCAACAATATCCCGTTGGACCAGACCGAGAGCCACGAGTCGATGCCGCCGCTGGTCGCGCCCTTATCCGGGTACAATTCTCGCAAAGGTTCCTGTATGCCCTGGAGGCCGTCCTTGCTCTGCTGGGGCACCGCGGATCCCAAGTATAGAACGCGACACCTACAGATCGGCGTCGACTCCATTGCGACACTGCACTATCACAACATCACACTGTATCACACGAAAACACTGGCACGCGCAGTCGGACGTGCGGCGGCCGCGAGTCGCGCGCGGGGTGTGAGTGAGcggaattcaagatggcggcggCGGGTTGGGGAGAGGGGCGGCGCTACCTGCCTGCGCTTACGCACCTGTGAAGacgcgggcgcgggcgccgaTGAACCGGCATTGTGTCAATGGTTCGTTGCGAATTCGGCCGCATTTCTCTCGGCGGGACCAACGTGACGGAATGCCACTGTTGTCTTGCTACAGTGAAACCGAAGGTCGATCGGCTAATTGGGAGATACCTCACAATTTTCTCTGCTAACATTCCCAAAAAAAGTAAACACTAAAATAGGTTTGTGATGGGGATTTTTTATGGTTAACCTTaggagaaaaatattttttaataagggGTGATAAGCCCTGATTAATATCGAATTGATTACCATGGGAGTAGGTACATAGCATATACTGTCCACAAACAATAAGAACACGAGTTGACATCTTgccattatatatacatagaatATTTATATGTTCCAACAGTAGCCAAATGGGGTGAAATCCCCAGTTGAGCTATGATATTTTTCCCTGGTTTTCTCATAGGTATGCAGGCTTCCTCAAGaagttttcctttaccgaaaagcgactagtacaTGACAAGTAAATTCCAGGATTGGCAGTCAGGTCGTCAATCAAATTGTACCTATGTTTCTGTTACACTGAGATTGCACCTTCCATAGTAAACAGCTTATCGGTATCTAGATCTGATATGTTAGTAAATTTTATCACCTCAATATTCAAATCAAATCGGTACGTTCAAATAGAATTTTCGCTGGACATGCAAGGTCAGTATAATTAGCCATTTCTAGTTTTATAACTCTAATGGCATAATAATGAATATGAAATAGGCCGTAACGACCCACATATTACCTAACAAGTTCGGTAATTTATACTACCATTTGATTCAAAGTGATTGGTGAAGCAATATGAATAAATCAAAAGATTTACTCAGTTACTGACTGACACGATATTCTTTTTTTAAGCTAGTTTACATGTTCACTGTTTTCAGTCCTTAAGATTtatgtgacagctgtcatcaaATCATcatagtacggtcacgtctgaaaatatcgatacgaaaaaagtgccaaaaatatgtatacacgactttattgcccgcATATTAacgtagtgtatacatatttttgcctaatatatatatatatatatatatatatataggcaaaatatatatatatatatatatatatatatattgcctagatattttcagacgtgactgtacaatgcTGCCCTGCAAGAAATCAAATCATAAACTTATGTCCCGGTCACATCTACTCCAGTAGCATTCCAGGCGAGTGATCGACACCAGCACTGGATTGGATCATATCGTTTACATTCATTCGTCATTTTCATCATCCAAGCCATTTAATTAGCCGTCTACCCTATTCCAGTAGCACTGGAATCAAGAAGTAGACCATTAATCCagtcactggactggaatgctCATTGGAATGAGTATATTCCAGAGCCGGTTCACATTATTCCAATAACATTCCAGTGCTGGATTCGATTACTGGGTGTGGATCAAAGGGCCATTATACCTTAAATTCTATAGGTAAccgaaaattaaattttctaagttatttgtttttcagAGGCTGCGTATTGGGAGGGCAGAAATTATGAATTCATTCAGTTCTTAAGGTTTCTGTAAAAGCTTTCATAACAGTACAACATAAGCACGCGAATTGGAtcttaaagttatttattaggAAAATTATACTATATTTACAGcaaaatcaaataatgtattattacatTTTCCCAAAATTcaaaacacaaatatatattcGTACTTAttcctacattaaaaaaataccgtaCACAATATGTGAACTAAAATGTATATATGGTTTATTGTACAGATAATGAACAAGAAATGAGACACGGCAAAACACAGTTACACAGTTCgagatacttaaatacaaaaaatacttatacctCTCAAAGAATCtggatataattatatacctatatgttcgCGGCTGGCAAGAcgttccactttgtcgcttgccataaggacgagatttgcttgtagcTTTATACGactaacctgacaaggcgttcttatggcaaacgacaaagtaggacgttttgccggccgatCACTATTGGTTAcgtacaggtttttttttttatatatgttcgaAACCAAACTTTGtcccaaaatatatttttcagaaTATTCGTTTAAATGTTCTACCTCCATTTGATGATAAATCattatagagttagaccaagctaagttggcagctattttgatagcaAAGACTGTGatataaataacactttcacagtctGTGCTCTCAAAATCGCTACAATCTTAGCTAGGTGTACCTCTAACACCCAACAGGCCCACAGAATTTTGGCTTTCTAAATAACCTTGTAATTTAGTGTTCTTTCGTCTCGTTTCGTCTTATGTTCTCACTCATAGTAAGACGTATAATTCCAAGTAAAAGTAAACTGTAGGTATACTCATATAACGTGCTAACAACTTAGGTAAACTTAAACCAGGACGACCCATAATAGTGTGGCCCTAATTGCAAGAACCATATTGAGATTTCTCATGCTACTATTATTATTGTCACCAAGTTACTTTAAAACTAATTCACTAAAATAATACggttaagaggaaacattatttgtaatttttccaCAGAAACGTTCCCCTCTGGATTTTTGCCCTTTAAATCAAGGAGTTTAATATTACCTTTGTCTGTATGTTTTGTTTCTTtgtatattctttttttttttaaagaactagGTTGCTTCAAACAGTCGCCTAGCATAAAAAGTCGCCAACAATATACGCAAAAACCAAAATAATCAGACAtagataatttatttctaattccGTTCCCAAATTTtcattacgattggttaagtttcataggaaaatgtcgagaacgaaacctcgatttctgagatttttacgcaggattttacacctaagctgcagttgtctttatcgcactaattttaagagccgcccccgtcagcgcgacggagatatttacctaaaattctcaaatcttaGAAAATTCaatgttacttttatttaatactcaTAAATCAGCAACACCATTGTATTGTTATTGGGCCCATTTTTGATGTGGATGAAATTTGGCCCCATTCTGGGCGGAACAAATATGAAAACAAAACTAGTCTcgaaaatatgtaatttaccGTTAAGTTACGAAATTATCAAGTAAAAGGAAAGGGGTGTATGTGAAGCCCCCAATCCACATTCTGCTAGCGTGGGGACCATAGCCcaaagccctctcgcgcatgagaggcctgtgctcagcagtgggacgtactTACATAGGCTGAatcttttttttacgaaaataccGTAGGGTCGTTTTCGTAACTTAGAGAAAGATATTTTAGGACATACTTTGAAATTGCGCTTACATTGTACAGAACCGTGTACTCGATTTATACaccttttatcaaataaaaatcggccctaTTATCGTTATCAAGCATTTGTATATACAAAACAACTAATCATTTAAGTATTACAAGATGTCTTCTCATATGTTTCTTAGGTCAGCACTTAAgcatttttaactttaaaccTATCACATTACGGTCATAAATTGATAAGCATAATTTGGCATACACAACGGTCTACAATATTTTGGTCAAAAAAGCAAATACTTATGACTGTATAATTCCAAACTACGGTTAGAAGAAAAATCAGTAACCTTTGCTAGTACTTCGGGGTCTTGTATCCTGGCTCGTCTCCTGTTGCAGGCGCCTTGCGTTTTTGGATTATGTTTTGAatctaaaaaggaaaaaatagaaTGAGTTTAAGCTATATAagcgttgaaaaaaaaattggcctttaaggattt
Proteins encoded:
- the LOC133529171 gene encoding uncharacterized protein LOC133529171 isoform X1 → MESTPICRCRVLYLGSAVPQQSKDGLQGIQEPLRELYPDKGATSGGIDSWLSVWSNGILLENVDESGSRVARFFPISSLHYCAAVRRVTVEGAPRFLPLDSPFARAPAPRRPPLFAAVLRRTQGIKVLECHAFICRREAAANALVRCCFHAYADSSYAKRLEAERSPTTLPPEPDEELEVYDGDENHKVWVGEVERDDASDDIPHPTRAPRPRQITRPASVPPPPPPPEEPKKKLTTKKNKKKSSASADELYATMPGPAPMMNGRSLGRAPPAWAGGHPMVLLAHPAATLPHARAATLAHRGRMPAGMPPGPFPPGPPPGRGRLQYATVDPRRSKPQPPPSMKAAQSMTTLEAVEDAGGIYRKKGHLNERAFSYSIRQEHRSRSHGSLANLKFAAPPEVETGREELKKEREIMQLVAGLQLGPDEVDRREVPPHLLRARHAPR